CTCTGCTTTTCACCGCCTGAAAGTTCGGAAGGTAAATGTCTTGCTCTATTAGAAAGCCCGACTTCAGAAATAAGCTTTTGCGCCTTCTTTTTTGATAACTGTTCATCTTCACCATAAATCATTGACGGCATCATAATATTTTCAATCGCAGAAAACTCAGGGAGAAGATTGTAAAATTGAAAAACAAAACCAATAGATTCATTCCTATATTTTGTTAATGTTTTTTCATCTGTATCATTATCCAAACTATCAACAAAAATCACTCCTGAAGTAACTCTATCCATAAGTCCCAAAATATGCAAAAGCGTTGATTTACCTGCCCCGGAAGGACCTACAAGCGATACGGTTTCACCTTTTTTTATATTTAAAGAAACCCCTTTAAGAACAGATATTTCTACTTTATCACTAATATAATTCTTAACTATATTTTCCGTTCTTATAATAAAACTATTCATTACCCCTCACTTTGTTCGGGAACACGAATTATCACGAATTTTTAAAAATATCACTAATAAATCATCACGAATTTTATGACACTCACGAATAAATCATCACGAATATTTGCGATTACTCGTATCTTAAGGCTTCGCCTGGTTCTATTTTGCTTCCTTTCCATGCAGGGTAAGATGCCGCTAAAAGGGTTATAATTATACTAACAACAACTATCAGGAGTATATCTGAAAAAACAATTTTTACCGGTAATCTATCAATATAATAAACATCAGCAGGCAGTTTTATAAATTTATATCTTTTTAAAATAAACGATACGAAAATACCTAAAACACAACCAACTGTTGTACCAATTATTCCAATTATAAAACCAAGATTTAAAAATATTTTCATAATTGATGTCGATTGTGTCCCGATTGCTTTCAGAATACCTATTGAATGTATTTTTTCAACTGTAGTTACAATTAAAAGGGAAATTACGTTGAAAGTTGCAACAACAACTATAAGAGTTAATATTAAAAACATCATGAATTTTTCAAGTT
This is a stretch of genomic DNA from Elusimicrobiota bacterium. It encodes these proteins:
- a CDS encoding ABC transporter ATP-binding protein, which translates into the protein MNSFIIRTENIVKNYISDKVEISVLKGVSLNIKKGETVSLVGPSGAGKSTLLHILGLMDRVTSGVIFVDSLDNDTDEKTLTKYRNESIGFVFQFYNLLPEFSAIENIMMPSMIYGEDEQLSKKKAQKLISEVGLSNRARHLPSELSGGEKQRISIARALINSPKILIADEPIGNLDKQTGKNVMDLIMQLQADYNFTLVMATHNDEVANRCSRTLKIIDGQLV